Part of the Polyangia bacterium genome is shown below.
CGCCGCCGAGATCCAGCGAGGCCACCCCGCTGAGCTTGTACTGCCTGGTCGCCGGATCAAAAGCCAGCGGCGCCACCGGCCGTGGTCGCCGGATCACCCGACGGGCAGGCGTGGGGCTGCGCCCGATGGTCGGCACGGCGGTGGCCGTCGCCGTCGCTGACGAAGCGGGCGGCGTCTTTGCTTCGGTCGTGGCCGGATGCAGATCGACAATGGTCGGCGCGATTGGCGCCGTCGCTGGCGTGGCCGCGGCGGGGCGGCTGGCAGCGCTGGTTTCGCGTGCGCTGGTGGTCGCCGCCGGCATCGACAGGCCGGACCGAACCAGGAACGCGCCCAGGGCCAACCCCAAGGCGCCGACCAGGCACAGAAGGGCGACTGGCCGCGCCCTGGAAGCCGTCGTCGCGCCCTCTGCCGCGCGCCGGTCGCCGGCCTGGCGGCGGCGATCGGCGATCGCGCCGGTGTCTTCCCATTCAGCATTTCGGCTGCGCGCCTGTGGCGCGCCGGTGTCGTTGGCGGCCACTGCCTCCGTCGGCGGATCGCCCGACAGCAAGGCGCCGGCGTCGATCGCCGGCGCTTCGAACTCCTCGGTGCGGGTGCGCGGGCGCTGGTTCAGCTCGCCCGAGACCATCACTGACGGGCGATCATCGTCGATCAGCTGTGGCCGCGGTGTCTTCGGGATCTGCAAAGGGACGGGCGTCGGGGTGGGCGTGTTGGTGTTGACGGGAGACGACACGCAGCTGGCGATGGCTTGCTCCAGCGGGGTGGAGCCGGTGGGAACATCGCCCTCGATCTCCGAACGCGTGACGTCCAGATCAATCGACAGCCGCGGGACGCCGTCGATGGGCGATGCCTTCAACGCCACCGCCGACAGGGTGCCGGTCATGTCGGCGCTGGCCGGCAGCTCGGCGTGGTTGCCGTCCATCGACACCTGCACGTTCGAGCCCACGCGCAAAAA
Proteins encoded:
- a CDS encoding PilZ domain-containing protein, whose product is MSYRARVSLAEPGGQMRIAGQALNLSVAGMFVHAAGSCALGSDVLCDMPLPTGMCQVKGRVTRVQRLPEATGMAIQFVDLSSYQQTLLNDLIDRSREPSIPLAVRFEGIASPIQCRGVFFDDKLRLRTKLPFLRVGSNVQVSMDGNHAELPASADMTGTLSAVALKASPIDGVPRLSIDLDVTRSEIEGDVPTGSTPLEQAIASCVSSPVNTNTPTPTPVPLQIPKTPRPQLIDDDRPSVMVSGELNQRPRTRTEEFEAPAIDAGALLSGDPPTEAVAANDTGAPQARSRNAEWEDTGAIADRRRQAGDRRAAEGATTASRARPVALLCLVGALGLALGAFLVRSGLSMPAATTSARETSAASRPAAATPATAPIAPTIVDLHPATTEAKTPPASSATATATAVPTIGRSPTPARRVIRRPRPVAPLAFDPATRQYKLSGVASLDLGGAKLTGLTGLIGAASANLRGINVAVELGATTLHVTFPTPEPDGAYGVTVTPSWATTSAIAEKTAEGFTITFATPAPGSATFDWLLVH